TCACTTTACTCTTTCCAAGGATCGTTCCTTTACGGCTGATTTAACTGGAGTTTACATTTCAAACTTCGTGTTTGGTAACCGTTTTTTTGAAAACCAAAGCTACGTAAACGTATTAATTAGAAAAGATATTTGGGATAAGAATGCAAGTTTGACCGTGGGGGTTGATGATCTTTTTAACACCCTCAATAATACCGCTTCAGTTTCAAATTATTACAACCAAGACAACTATTATTATGCAAATATTGAAAGCAGATTGCTACGTCTAGGTTTTAAATACAACTTCGGAAATTCCCGACTTCGTGATAATAGCAAAAAAATAGAGACTGACGAAGGTGATAGGCTGGAAGGAGAGTAAACAATTTTCTTCAACAACAATCTTTTAAAATTTCATATTCTTGATATTTACTACTTTTGCAGTTCCAAAACGAAATAATTGCCAAAAATAGGAAACATACAATTGCCAGATTTTCCATTGCTGCTTGCGCCAATGGAAGATGTTAGCGACCCGCCTTTTCGCGCACTTTGCAAAGAGCAGGGCGCCGATGTGGTTTTTACTGAATTTATCTCCTCTGAAGGGCTAATTCGCGACGCCGCCAAAAGCGTGATGAAGCTGGATATTTATGAAAAGGAACGACCCGTGGGCATCCAAATCTTTGGTGCCGTTTTGGATTCCATGCTTCAAAGTGTTGAAATAGTTGAAGCCAGCGGACCAGATATGATTGACATCAACTTTGGCTGTCCTGTAAAAAAAGTTGTTTCAAAAGGTGCCGGCGCGGGAATTTTGAAAGATATAGACCTTATGGTAAGTCTTACTGAAGCCATGGTAAAGCACACAAAACTTCCAATTACCGTAAAAACACGCTTGGGCTGGGACCATGATTCAATAAAAATTGTTGAAGTTGCCGAGCGTTTGCAGGATGTGGGCTGCCAGGCACTTTCCATCCATGGCCGAACGCGGGCGCAAATGTATAAAGGCGATGCCGATTGGAAACCCATTGCGGAAGTAAAAAACAACCCGCGAATGCATATTCCCATCTTCGGAAACGGCGATGTTGACACGCCCGAAAAAGCGATGGAAATGCGCGACAAATACGGGCTCGATGGCGCAATGATTGGCCGTGCCAGTATTGGTTATCCGTGGTTTTTTAAAGAAGTGAAACACTATTTTAAAACTGGCGAACATTTGCCCCCACCTACGATGCAAGAACGCGTGGAAGCAGCCAAACGCCACCTACAAATGGCCATAGACTGGAAAGGCGAAACTTTGGGCGTTTTTGAAACCCGCCGTCATTATACCAACTATTTTAAGGGAATTCCAAACTTTAAGGAATACCGAATGAAAATGGTAACGAGCGATGATTCCGCATCAGTCTTTGAAGCTTTTGAAGAAGTTTTGGAAGCGTTTGGGGATTATGAATTTGCTTAAACCAAAAGTTTTTCCCGAACCCTGCTCGAAGCAATTTTTGAAGCGATAATTCCCAAAATACTTATTGTTACAAAAACAATTATAATATTGAGTAGCTCCAATTTTACGGGATAGGGCAGGGTACTTGTTATTGCTACAAATTCAAATTTCAGTTGTGCAAGTACTGCTAAAATTCCCAGAAAAATTCCCAGTAAACCGCCAAGCACGGTCATTAGCGTGCCCTGCAGGAAAAAGATGCGGCGTATTTCGGGCAGCGAAGCACCCAAATTGTAAAGCGTTTTAATATTTTTCCGCTTGTCCAAAACCATCATTATTATTGAGCCAATAACGTTGAAAAGGGCAATTATCATTACCAAAGTAAAGATTAAATAAACCGCAATATTTTCAGTATTCAGCATTTTGTAAAGCGCATCGTTTTGCTGAATTCTATTTTTAATTAATATTTTTTTAGCAAAGATATTTTCAATTTCTTCGCGCACATTTTCTTCGGAAGCTGTGGACGCCAATTTAATTTCAAGGGAAGAGATTTTTGTACTGTCTAGTGATAGCATATTTCTGGCGAATTCTAAATCTGTAAAAACATATTTTGCATCAAGATCTTCATTCACTTGATACACGCCAGAAACAACCACATTTTCCTTACTAAACGCATCTGATGGATCAAGCGCGTTTATTTGACCGGTTCCAGGCTTGGGAACATAAATTTCCAAAGGTGCACCATAATCACGAACACCCATAGATAGTTTCGCAATTGTTGAAAGGCCTACTACCACTTCGTTTTGGTTTTCAACAAACCAATCTCCGTAATACATTATGCTGTCCAGTTGGGTAACTTTGCCATAAAGGGAATCCACACCTTTTATATAGGCAATGTGGTTTTTGCCTTTGTAATGAAGAAAAACGCGCTCCTCAATTATTTTTGATACGGTTTCAACTTCGGCTATAGCATTTAATTGCTCTTTTTGTGCTTCGGAAAATGATATGGTTTTTCCGCTTGCAGGCAGAATTTTGAGATCGCTGTCAAAAATATTGGTGAACTGAAGGCTAAAATCCTTCAAACCAGAAAATCCCGAAAGCACGATGAATAATGACATTGCGCCCACCACAACACCCACTGCCGCAATGCCTGTTATAATATTGATGGCATTGTTGCTGCTTTTTGAAAACAAATAGCGCTTGGCGATGTAGAGCGAAAAATTCAAGCTATGATTTTTTTCGTTTCGGAAGTAAATCTGGATTTTTCAAAGGATTTTCTTCGCCTTTTACGGCTTTGTCAATCTTTTCAATGTACTCTAAGGAATCATCGTTATAAAATGAAAGATCGGGCATTTTGCGAAGTTGGTGCTTGGTCAATTGGGCAATTTGATGTTTTATGCCCGGCTTCAGTTTATTGAGTTCTTTTACAATATTTTCTGCCTTGTCCGCCGGAAAAACACTAACGTAGACCTTCGCAATGGAAAGATCTGTCGTCACACTTACTTTGCTTACTGAAATAATTATGCCCATTTGTCCGGCTTCGCGAAGCATATTCTGAAGCACATTTGCAAGGTCGCTCTGTAGTACGCCTGCTATTTTCTTTTGTCTGTTACTTTCTTCCATACTGCAAAAATAGAACATAAAACCGTACCGAATGTTAATGAAGCCACAAGCTTCATGAAATTCAATGCTATTAAGTTTGTATTTTTGAGCAATCAACTTATTAATATGGAAAAAATAGAACACATAGGCATTGCGGTAAAAAGTATTGTTGAAGCCAATAAAATTTATGAAGCTTTATTGGGAAGCGCACCCTACAAAAGTGAAAAGGTGGAAAGCGAAGGGGTTGAAACTTCTTTTTTTCGCTGTGGTGAAAGTAAAATTGAACTATTGGAAGCTTCAAACCCTGAAAGTCCGATTGCAAAATTTATTGAGAAAAATGGGGAGGGAATTCATCATTTTGCATTTGCGGTTTCAGATATTTTATCCGAAATGGAACGTCTTAAAAATGAAGGTTTTATACTGCTGAATGAAGAACCAAAAAAAGGTGCCGACAATAAGCTGGTGGCGTTTCTTCACCCTAAATCTGCAAATGGTGTATTGGTAGAGCTTTGTCAAGAAATTGAGAATAACTAAAAATAGTTTTGCTGTATTTATAAAGTGTTTTACATTTGCAAACTATTATCGGGTCCCATAGCTCAGCTGGTTAGAGCACCTGACTCATAATCAGGGGGTCCATGGTTCGAGCCCATGTGGGACCACTTTTTTTCAAAAGGCTTATAATGAGCCACATTAAAACCTAAATAGAAGGCAATTTTCACACTAAAAATGAGTTATTAATCATTCGATAACTCATTTTTTTATTTAGGATAAAAAAAAATTATTACTTTAGGCACATAAATACGATCCCCAAATCGTTAATGAACAACCATGGTATCACTTATTTATAGTTTTATAATGCTTGCTATTCAGTCGGCTTCAGCTGGCCAGGGACCGCCGCCGCCTTCCCAAAATCGAGGCGGACAGTTGCCCATAGATGATCATTTATGGATTTTGATTGTTTTGGGTATTCTATTTGGAGCTTACATACTTTTTAAAAGAAACCGATCTACAAATAAGGCTTCATAATATTTTTAACATACTTCCCAATAATGTCAAATTCAAGATTTACTTCGGTACCTACTTCTATTCTATTAAAATTTGTGTTCTCAAAAGTGTAGGGGATAATTGCAACACTAAATGCCCCGTTTTTAGAATCAACTACTGTAAGACTTACACCATTTACCGTAATAGATCCTTTTTCCACAGTGCTGAATTCTGAATTATCATATTCAAATGTAAAAACCCAGCTGCCATTTAAATCTTCCACCTTTTTACAAATAGCAGTCCCGTCCACATGCCCCTGGACTAAATGGCCGTCCAGCCTATCCCCCAATTTCATGGCCCTTTCCAAATTCACCAAAGAACCTTTTTTTATTGTTTTTAGATTTGTTTTATCTAAAGTTTCTTGAATAGCAGTAACCACATAAGACGCATCTTTTGCTTCCACCACAGTTAAACAAACCCCATTGTGGGAAACGCTTTGGTCTATTTTCAATTCCTTTGCCAACGGGTTCTTAATTTCTATATGAAGATTTTC
The Aequorivita iocasae genome window above contains:
- the dusB gene encoding tRNA dihydrouridine synthase DusB, which translates into the protein MPKIGNIQLPDFPLLLAPMEDVSDPPFRALCKEQGADVVFTEFISSEGLIRDAAKSVMKLDIYEKERPVGIQIFGAVLDSMLQSVEIVEASGPDMIDINFGCPVKKVVSKGAGAGILKDIDLMVSLTEAMVKHTKLPITVKTRLGWDHDSIKIVEVAERLQDVGCQALSIHGRTRAQMYKGDADWKPIAEVKNNPRMHIPIFGNGDVDTPEKAMEMRDKYGLDGAMIGRASIGYPWFFKEVKHYFKTGEHLPPPTMQERVEAAKRHLQMAIDWKGETLGVFETRRHYTNYFKGIPNFKEYRMKMVTSDDSASVFEAFEEVLEAFGDYEFA
- a CDS encoding ABC transporter permease gives rise to the protein MNFSLYIAKRYLFSKSSNNAINIITGIAAVGVVVGAMSLFIVLSGFSGLKDFSLQFTNIFDSDLKILPASGKTISFSEAQKEQLNAIAEVETVSKIIEERVFLHYKGKNHIAYIKGVDSLYGKVTQLDSIMYYGDWFVENQNEVVVGLSTIAKLSMGVRDYGAPLEIYVPKPGTGQINALDPSDAFSKENVVVSGVYQVNEDLDAKYVFTDLEFARNMLSLDSTKISSLEIKLASTASEENVREEIENIFAKKILIKNRIQQNDALYKMLNTENIAVYLIFTLVMIIALFNVIGSIIMMVLDKRKNIKTLYNLGASLPEIRRIFFLQGTLMTVLGGLLGIFLGILAVLAQLKFEFVAITSTLPYPVKLELLNIIIVFVTISILGIIASKIASSRVREKLLV
- the rbfA gene encoding 30S ribosome-binding factor RbfA — encoded protein: MEESNRQKKIAGVLQSDLANVLQNMLREAGQMGIIISVSKVSVTTDLSIAKVYVSVFPADKAENIVKELNKLKPGIKHQIAQLTKHQLRKMPDLSFYNDDSLEYIEKIDKAVKGEENPLKNPDLLPKRKKS
- the mce gene encoding methylmalonyl-CoA epimerase, whose protein sequence is MEKIEHIGIAVKSIVEANKIYEALLGSAPYKSEKVESEGVETSFFRCGESKIELLEASNPESPIAKFIEKNGEGIHHFAFAVSDILSEMERLKNEGFILLNEEPKKGADNKLVAFLHPKSANGVLVELCQEIENN
- a CDS encoding riboflavin synthase, producing MFTGIIETVGEIKQLTQEGENLHIEIKNPLAKELKIDQSVSHNGVCLTVVEAKDASYVVTAIQETLDKTNLKTIKKGSLVNLERAMKLGDRLDGHLVQGHVDGTAICKKVEDLNGSWVFTFEYDNSEFSTVEKGSITVNGVSLTVVDSKNGAFSVAIIPYTFENTNFNRIEVGTEVNLEFDIIGKYVKNIMKPYL